Below is a genomic region from Microbacterium sp. KUDC0406.
AGCACGGCGGGGGTGCGCATCAGGTGGCCCACGTTGCGGACGAACAGCACGGCGCGGCCGGGCAGGGTGATCTCCCCGCCGTCGCCACCAGCGGAAGCGGCGGATGTCGGTGTCCGGTAGGTGCGGTCTGCGGCCGGCACGCGGGTGAAGGTGCGGCCGTTCTTCGTCACCGATTCGGCGATCGTGCCGTCCATGAATCCGCGCCAGTTGCGGTAGCCGAGCGCCTTGTCCTCGCCGTCGACGGCGGCCACCGAGTCCTCCAGGTCGAGGATGGTGGTGATCGCGGACTCGAGGATGATGTCCTGCACGCCCGCGGCATCCGTCGTGCCGATCCGTCCGGCGCGGTCGATGACGATCTCGGCGTGCAGGCCGTTGTGCACCAGGAGGATGCCGGTGGGGGCATCCGTCTCGCCGGTGAAGCCGACGAACGCGGCGGGGGTCGCGAGACGGCGGTCGCCGCCCTCGGTCTGCACGATCAGGCCGTCGGCGTCGACGCGGTAGCCCGTGGCATCCGTGTGCGACCCCTCGGTCAGCGGGGCGATCTCATCGAGGAACCGCCGTCCGCGCGCGACGACGGCGGCGGCGCGGGTGTAGTTGAACTCCCTGCCGGGGGCGAGCTCGCCGGTCTGGTCGATGGCATCGGTGCCGTACAGCGCGTCGTACAGCGAACCCCAGCGTGCGTTCGCGGCGTTGATCGCGAATCGCGCGTTCAGCAGCGGCACGACCAGCTGGGGGCCGGCCATCGTGGCGATCTCGGGGTCGACGTTCTCGGTGGTGACCGAGACGGCGGACGGGACCGGCACCAGATAGCCGATCTCGGTCAGCAGCGCGCGGTAGGCGTCCCTGTCGGGCAGGCCCGGGTTCGCGCGGTGGAACTCGTCGATGCGCTTCTGCAGCTCGTCGCGCGTCGCGAGCAGTTCGGCGTTGCGGGGGACGAGGTCGTGCACGATCGCACTCGCTCCGGCCCAGAACGCGTCGACGTCGCGACCGGAGTCGGCGAGCGACGCCTCGGCGAACTCGACGATCGGCGCGGCGACCGAGAGGTCTGCGCGGGTGAGATGCGAGGTCATAGTTCCATTCCTTCTGTACGGGCGCCGAGGCGCGTGAGGGTCTCGATGGCGATCGCGGCGTCCACGGACGGCGGACCGCCGGCGATGCCGAGGCCGCCGACGTGCTGGTCGCCGAAGTAGATCGGCACGCCGCCGTCGATCGCGGTCAGCGCGCCGCCGGTGCCGAGCGGCAGAGCGGTCGCGAGCGCTTCGGGGATCTGCGCCGTGCGGCGCCGCACGGATGCCGCGGTCGCGGCCTTCCGGCGGCTGGTCTCGGCGCTGTGCGGGGTGGCGTCGTCGGCCATGCCGTACGCGATGAGCGTCATGGCGGGGTCGGCGACCGCGGCGACGACGCGCACATCGTGCTCGGCGCCGACCTCCATGGCGATGGCGATCGCCCGCGCCGCGGTCTCATAGGTGATCGTGGTGATCTGGCGGTGGGTAGACATCGGTATCCCCTCATTTCCTTGACCGTCAAGAATTCACATGGCGAAACCTAAGTATCGTATGATGGAAGTATATGTCTTGATGTCGAGAAATGTCCAGCGACTCCCGTGCTCCGTGAGACTGCAAGCCCGCGCCGAGACGGGGGCACTACGCCCCCGTCTCGGCGCGGGCATGCAGTTTCGGGGGAGGTCAGCGCTCCGCGGGGTCCGCCGTGCCGATCAGCACCCCGCGGGCCAGGCAGTGGAAGTGCCTGTTGAACCCCAGGTATGCGGGCGTCTCGTCGCCGTCCAGGTCGATCGCGTCGATGTCGAGCGCGTCCACCACGAAGAAGTAGCGGTGCACGCCGGTTCCGGGCGGGGGCGCGGCTCCGATGTAGCGCTGCAGCCTGGCCTCGTTCGGCAGCACGACGGCACCGGCCGGCAGCGATGCGGCATCCCCGTCGCCCGCCGGCAGTGAGGTGAGATCGGCGGGCAGATTCGCGACGGCCCAGTGCCAGAAGCCCGACCCGGTCGGGGCATCCGGGTCGAGGCACGAGATCGCGATACTCTTCGTGCCGGCCGGCGGCTGCGACCACTGCAGCGCAGGATGCCGGTCCTCGCCGCCCCTGCTCGACGACCAGGCCCAGACGGGCACGGGTCCCCCGGCCTCGAAGTCGGGGCTGGTCAGCTCGAGCGGCGCGACCGGGCGCAGCTCGGCGAGGGCGGCATACGGATCGTAAGAGAACATGGACGACCTCCTCCGATGCCACGATAGGCGGCCGTGCCTGTGCTGAATAGACTGGATCCCGTGACCGACCTCGCCGCAGACCGCCAGACCCTGCTCGATCTGATCAAGGGAGAGGCGGTGTTCCACGGCGACTTCACGCTCTCCAGCGGCAAGAAGGCCACCTACTACGTCGACATGCGCAAGCTCACACTCGACCACCGTGCGGCCCCCGCGATCGGCCGCATCATGCTCGACCTCATCAAGGACACCGAGGTGGTCGCCGTGGGCGGGCTGACGCTCGGCGCCGACCCGATCGCGAACGCCGTCATGCACGCGTCGGTGGAGGGAGCCGAGCGCCCGCTGGACGCGTTCGTGGTGCGCAAGGAGCCCAAGGACCACGGCCGAGGCCGCCAGGTCGAGGGTGCCGACGTCAAGGGCAAGCGCGTCGTCGTGCTCGAGGACACCTCGACCACCGGCCAGTCCGCGCTGAAGGCCGTCGAGGTGCTGCGCCGCGAGGGCGCCGAGGTCGTGGCCGTCGCCGTGATCGTCGACCGCAAGACCGGTGCGCAGGCCGCGATCGAGGCCGAGGGCCTGCAGTGGCTCGCCGCGTTCGACCTCGACGACCTGGGCCTGGCGCCCCAGTGACCCGCACCGCGCTCGCCGTCGACATCGGCGGCACCAAACTCGAGGCCGCGCTCGTCCGCGAGGACGGTGCGCTGATCCCGGCGAGCCGCGTCCGCCGGCCCACGGGTCGCGACGCGGATGGCGCCACGCTGGGCACAGCCATCCGCGAGGCGGTCACCGCGGCGCTCGCCGCCCTGCCGACGGACGACGACCTGGTCGGCGCCGGCATCGGCAGCGCCGGACCCGTCGACCGGTCCGCCGGCGTGATCTCCCCGGTGAACATGCCTCTCGCCCACGGCTTCGACGTCGTCTCCGCTGTTCGCAGTGCGGCATCCGCGGCACTCGGACGCGACCTGCATCCGGTGCTCGGGCACGATGGCGGCGCGCTCGCGCTCGCCGAATCCTGGCTCGGCGCCACACAGGGTGCGAAGGCCTCGCTGTCGATCGTCGTGTCGACGGGCGTCGGCGGCGGCTTCGTGCTGAGCGGCGAGTATGCACCGGGTGCCACCGGCAACGCCGGCCACCTCGGACAGGTGCGCCGTGAAGGCGGTCTGACGCTCGAGGAGATCGCCTCGGGTCCGGCATCCGCCGCCTGGGCGCGCACGCAGGGCTGGACCGGCGAGACCGGCGAGGACCTGGCGCGCGACGCCGCGGCCGGCGACACGATCGCGCGCGCCGCGATCGTGCGCTCGGCGAAGGCCGTCGGCGAGGCCCTTGCCGACGCCGCGACCCTCATCGACCTCGACGTCGTGGCGATCGGCGGCGGGTTCTCGCACGTCTCGCACGACTACGTCGACCTCGTCCAGCACGCGCTCACGGCATCGGCCGCGCACCCCTACTCCCGCCGCACCCGTGTCGTGCGGTCCGCTCTCGCCGGCGAAGGCCCGCTCATCGGCGCCGCCGCCTTCGTGCTGCGCGGTTGAGGCCCCTCAGACGTTCTGCGGGGCGGCGGAGCGTGCGCGGCGCCGGCTGAGCACGGTGTCGATCGTGACTGCGAGCACCAGCACCGCGCCGGTGACGATGTTGCGGGTCGCGGCGTCCAGATCGAGCAGCGTCAGGCCGTTCGCGATGGACTGGATGACGAGGATGCCGAAGAACGCCGACCAGGCGCTGCCCCTGCCGCCGTACAGGCTCGCTCCGCCGACGACCGCCGCGGCGATCGCCATCAGGAACAGCTCACCGCCGCCCGTGCTCTGATTCGCCGCGGCCAGGCGGCCCGCGGCGAGCACGCCGCCGAGCGCCGCGAACGTCGAGCAGGAGACGAACGCGCTGATGAGGATGCGCTGCACGGGGACGCCCGCCAGACGGGCGGCCTCGCTGTTGCCGCCGATGGCACGGATGCCCCGGCCCCAGCGGGTGCGCCGCAGCAGCACGTCGACGCCCCACACCAGCGCGACGAAGAGCACGACGCTCCAGCCCACCCCGCGGTCATGGGAGAGCGCGGCGACCGGGATGGCCAGCGACGCGCCCACGGCGAGCGTCCACAGCATGATCGCGAGCAGCGGCTCGGCGTGCAGTCCCGCGGTCAGGCGCCGACGACGGGTGAGCAGCCGGACGCCGGCGACACCGGCCGTGATGATCGCGGTGAGCGTCCAGGCCAACCAGGTCGGCACGAACGCGGTCTGGCTGAATTCGACCAGCCAGGAGTCGTATCGCAGGTTCACCGAGCCGGCGGAGCCGAGCACCTTCCACTGCACACCGGCGACGACGAGCAGGCCGGCCAGCGTCAGCACGAATCCGGGCAGACCCGCTCTGGCGATGAGCACGCCGTAGACGACGCCGATGACGCCACCTGCGACCAGCGCGACCAGCACCGACACAACGAGCGGCCAGCCCAGGTTCATCGACGTCACCGCGACGAGGGCCGCGGCCAGTCCGCTCACGGATCCGACCGACAGATCGATCTGGCCGACCAGCAGCACGATCACCACGCCGAGCGCGATGATCCCGGTCGACACCGACTGCAGCGACAGGTTGACCAGATTCTCCGGCGACCAGAACGACGGCGAGGCCGCGCCGAGCAGGACCCAGATCGCCAGCAGCGCGACGATGATCGGAACCAGCGGGCGCTCGCCGTTCTTGACGCGCTGCCACGAGTCCGCGACGCTCACAGGCCCGCCTCCCTGCTCGCGCCGCTCGGACGCACGGCGGTGGCGCCCGTGATGGCGCCGAGGAGCTCCTCGGCGGTGACCTCGGCGGTGTCGTACTCGGCGACGAGGTGCCCGAGGCGCAGCACGACCACCCTGTCGGCGACCGCGAGAACGTCGGTGATCGAGTGGCTGGCGAGCACCACGGCGTGTCCGCGGGCGCGCAGGCGTCCGATCAGGGTGAGGATCTGCGCCGTCTGCCGTACGCCCAGTCCGTTGGTCGGCTCGTCGAGCAGGATGACGCGGGGCTCGCCGAGCAGGGTTCGTGCGATCGCCACGCTGCGGCGCTGGCCGCCGGAGAGCGCCTGCACGGGGACCCGGACGTCGGGGATGCGCGCCGCCAGGCTGTCCAGCACGACCCGGGCGTCGTGCTCCATCCGCACCTCGTCCAGGACGAAACCTCCCACCTCCTCGTGCCCGAGGTAGAGGTTCTCCACCACGTCGAGGTTGCCGCACAGCGCGAGGGACTGCGGCGAGGCGACGATGCCGAGCCGACGGGCGTCGGCGGGCGAGCGGAACCGCGTGGACGCCCCGTCCACGCGCACCGTGCCGGAGTCCGGCGCGACGGCGCCGGAGGCGACGGCCATCAGCGTCGACTTGCCCGCACCGTTGTCGCCCACCACCGCGAGGACCTCTCCTGCGTTGATGCCGAGGTCGACGTCGATCAGGGCGTGTGCGGCGCCGAAGCTCTTCGACACGCGGTCGAGAGACAGGACGGCTGTCATGGGGTCTCCTTGTCGATGAGGCCGTTCTCGATGCAGGCATCCCGGTAGGCGGGAGTGCAGACGTCGTCGAGCGCATGGACGCGCCCGCGGATGATCACCCGCTCGATGTCGCCGCGGAAGACGCTGGTCGGCGCGAGCAGGAAGCTCGGCACGCCGTCGACCTTCGCCACGGCGACGGGGTGCTCTCCGCGCAGCAGTCGCACGGCGACCTCGGCCGCGATGCGCGCCTGACTCTCGGTCGATTTCGCGACCGTCATCAGCTGATCGCCGTCGAGGATGCGCTGCACCGCCGACAGTTCGGCGTCCTGACCCGACACCGGCGGGACAGGGGCGATGCCGGCCGCCTTGACCGACGCGATCGATCCGCCGGCGAGTCCGTCGTTGGCGGCGATGATGCCGTCGACGTCGCCCGGATGCCGGGTGAGCTGCCCGGTCACCCAGTCCTGGGCGCGGGTGGCGCTCCACGCCGGCGACTCGAACTCGCCCAGTACGCGGGCTTCGCTCTTGTCGAGAACGCTGTGGATGCCGGTGCGCAGATCGGCCGCGTTCGGGTCGGTGGCGGAGCCGTTCACCACGAGGATGCCGGGGGACTCGACCCCCTGGTCGGCCAGCCGGTCCAGCACCGCGAGCGCCTGCATGCGACCGATCAGTTCGGAGTCGAACGACACGTAGGCGGTGACGTCCGGGCTCGCGATGAACCGGTCGTAGGCCACCACGAGCGCGCCCTCGCGGGCTGCGGCGGCGACGATCGCCTCGGCGGCGACGGCATCGACCGCGTCGATCACGAGCACTCGAGCGCCGCGTGCGAGCATCGCCTCGGCCTGCTCCTGCTGCCGGGCGGCGCTGCCACCGGCGTTCGCGTACAGCAGGGTGCAGGTCGGGCACCGCTGGCCGGCGATCTCCTCGAAGGTGGGCCGGTCGGACGTCTCGTAGCGCGTCACCTCGGCGTCGGGCAGGAGCAGCGCGATCGTCCCCTCGGACTCCGAGGCCGGCGCCTCCTCAGAACGACAGGCGCTCGCGGTGAGCACCGTGAGCACGATGGCGAGTGCCGCAGCGCCGCGCAGCAGCATCCGTTTCACGAGGGCACCCCCAGTACGCCGAGCTCACGCGCGCGGTCGAGGGCGGCGGCGATCGCGCCGCGCAGCTCGGCGTCCCCGCCGAAGGCGGATGCGACCACTTCGGGTGCGCCGACGGTGGATCTCAAGGTGTGCCGCTCGACGGCATCGCGGAGCGGATCGAGCAGCACGCCTCCGGCGTCCGCGAGGCGGCCGCCGACGACGACGACCTCCGGGTCGAAGAGGTTGCACAGCGTCGCCACGGCCGTACCGAGGGTGCGCCCGGTGTCGGCGATCGCCCGCCGGCATCCGGCGTCGCCGTCGATCGCGCGCACGACGACGTCGTCGAGGGTGAGGTGGCCGTGGCTGTCGCGCAGCATGTTCAGCATCGGCGCGGAGCCGGCGACGGTCTCCAGGCATCCGCGGTTGCCGCATCGGCACACCGGGCCCTGCTCGTCGACGACGACGTGACCGATCTCGCCGGCGGCGCCGCGGCGCCCGGCGAGCACGCGGCCGCCGACGACGAGGCCGGCGCCGATCGAGTGGGAGGCATGGACGTAGGCGACCGGATCCCTGCCGGCGGCGGCGCCGAACCTCGCCTCGGCGAGTGCGCCGAGGTTCACGTCGTTGTCGACGACCACGGGGACGCGCAGCGCGGCGGAGAGCGGCTCGGCGACGGCGGCGCCGTCCCAGCCGCGCAGCAGCGACTGGGAGGACACCGCACCGTCGTGCACCGGGGCCGGGACGCCGATCGCGACGGCGAGCAGTTCGTCGTCGGAGGCGCCGACCGACTCGATCAGCTCCTGGATGAGCATCGCGGCGCGCTGCAGGGTCATGTCGGCTCGGTGGTCGGCGGCGAGCGGGAGCGTCTCGGTCGCCAGCGGCTGCATCGACGCATCGGCGAGGGTGACCTGCATGGTGCGTGCGCCGACGTCGATGCCCGCGACGAGGCCGATCGAGCGCGCGAGGGTGACCAGGCGGGCGCGCCGGCCGGAGCGTATCGACGGGCTGGTGTCGAGCACTCCGCTCTCGCTGAGCTCCGTGACGATGTTGGACACGCTCGCCGCCGAGAGCCCCGTGATGCCGGCGAGTTCGACCTGCGTCAGCGCCCCGTGCTGCTGCACGGCGCTGACGACGCGGGCGCGGTTCGCCTCGCGGAGCGAGGTCTGCGACCCCGGCGTCGACTGCGTCTGCTGCACGAGTCTCAGCGTAACCGCGTTCCTGGTTGAGTTCAGGAGATAACGCAAAGGTCACGGAAGGCCGGATCTTGAGTTCACGTCTTGACATCAAGAATTGAACTCTGCTGAGATGAGGATCGCAGCGCACCCCGAGCGCTCCTCACGAACAGTCGTGAGACATTCGGCAATGAAGGCGGAAATCATGCGCAAGAAGACTCTGTTGGCGCTCGGCGCGGGGGCGGCTGTCCTCGCACTCGGGCTCACCTCGTGCAGCAGCGGCGACACGGGTGACAAGGGCGACGGCGGCGACGCGGGCGGCGAGGTGGAGGTCTTCACCTGGTGGGCCGCCGGCTCCGAGAAGGCCGGTCTCGACGCTCTCGTCGACGTGTTCAACGAGCAGCACCCCGACGTGAAGTTCGTCAACGGCGCCGTCGCCGGCGGCGCGGGCTCCGACGGCGAAGGATCTGCTGCAGTCGCGGCTGCAGGCGGGCGACCCGCCGGACACGTTCCAGGCGCACGCCGGTGCCGAGCTGCAGGACTACATCGATGCGGGCCAGGTCGAGGACGTCTCCGACCTGTACGACGAGTTCGGCCTGAACGACGCGTTCCCGAAGGACCTGGTCGACCGCCTCACCGTCGACGGCGCGATCTACTCGATCCCGTCGAACATCCACCGCGCCAACGTCGTGTGGGCGAACCCCTCCGTGCTGAAGGACGCCGGCCTCGACCCCGCCGCCGAGTACGCGAACCTCGACGAGTGGTTCACGGCGCTCGACGCCGTGAAGGCCAAGGGCAAGACCGCCCTGTCGGTCGCCACCACCTGGACCCAGGTGCAGCTGCTCGAGACCGTGCTGCTGTCCGACCTCGGCGCCGACGGCTACAACGGCCTGTGGGACGGCAAGACCGACTGGACGAGCTCGGAGGTGACCGACGCCCTGAAGGACTTCGAGAAGCT
It encodes:
- a CDS encoding GlcG/HbpS family heme-binding protein, whose amino-acid sequence is MSTHRQITTITYETAARAIAIAMEVGAEHDVRVVAAVADPAMTLIAYGMADDATPHSAETSRRKAATAASVRRRTAQIPEALATALPLGTGGALTAIDGGVPIYFGDQHVGGLGIAGGPPSVDAAIAIETLTRLGARTEGMEL
- a CDS encoding YbhB/YbcL family Raf kinase inhibitor-like protein, with the protein product MFSYDPYAALAELRPVAPLELTSPDFEAGGPVPVWAWSSSRGGEDRHPALQWSQPPAGTKSIAISCLDPDAPTGSGFWHWAVANLPADLTSLPAGDGDAASLPAGAVVLPNEARLQRYIGAAPPPGTGVHRYFFVVDALDIDAIDLDGDETPAYLGFNRHFHCLARGVLIGTADPAER
- the pyrE gene encoding orotate phosphoribosyltransferase; the encoded protein is MTDLAADRQTLLDLIKGEAVFHGDFTLSSGKKATYYVDMRKLTLDHRAAPAIGRIMLDLIKDTEVVAVGGLTLGADPIANAVMHASVEGAERPLDAFVVRKEPKDHGRGRQVEGADVKGKRVVVLEDTSTTGQSALKAVEVLRREGAEVVAVAVIVDRKTGAQAAIEAEGLQWLAAFDLDDLGLAPQ
- a CDS encoding ROK family protein, whose product is MTRTALAVDIGGTKLEAALVREDGALIPASRVRRPTGRDADGATLGTAIREAVTAALAALPTDDDLVGAGIGSAGPVDRSAGVISPVNMPLAHGFDVVSAVRSAASAALGRDLHPVLGHDGGALALAESWLGATQGAKASLSIVVSTGVGGGFVLSGEYAPGATGNAGHLGQVRREGGLTLEEIASGPASAAWARTQGWTGETGEDLARDAAAGDTIARAAIVRSAKAVGEALADAATLIDLDVVAIGGGFSHVSHDYVDLVQHALTASAAHPYSRRTRVVRSALAGEGPLIGAAAFVLRG
- a CDS encoding sugar ABC transporter permease, with amino-acid sequence MSVADSWQRVKNGERPLVPIIVALLAIWVLLGAASPSFWSPENLVNLSLQSVSTGIIALGVVIVLLVGQIDLSVGSVSGLAAALVAVTSMNLGWPLVVSVLVALVAGGVIGVVYGVLIARAGLPGFVLTLAGLLVVAGVQWKVLGSAGSVNLRYDSWLVEFSQTAFVPTWLAWTLTAIITAGVAGVRLLTRRRRLTAGLHAEPLLAIMLWTLAVGASLAIPVAALSHDRGVGWSVVLFVALVWGVDVLLRRTRWGRGIRAIGGNSEAARLAGVPVQRILISAFVSCSTFAALGGVLAAGRLAAANQSTGGGELFLMAIAAAVVGGASLYGGRGSAWSAFFGILVIQSIANGLTLLDLDAATRNIVTGAVLVLAVTIDTVLSRRRARSAAPQNV
- a CDS encoding ATP-binding cassette domain-containing protein encodes the protein MTAVLSLDRVSKSFGAAHALIDVDLGINAGEVLAVVGDNGAGKSTLMAVASGAVAPDSGTVRVDGASTRFRSPADARRLGIVASPQSLALCGNLDVVENLYLGHEEVGGFVLDEVRMEHDARVVLDSLAARIPDVRVPVQALSGGQRRSVAIARTLLGEPRVILLDEPTNGLGVRQTAQILTLIGRLRARGHAVVLASHSITDVLAVADRVVVLRLGHLVAEYDTAEVTAEELLGAITGATAVRPSGASREAGL
- a CDS encoding substrate-binding domain-containing protein; translated protein: MLLRGAAALAIVLTVLTASACRSEEAPASESEGTIALLLPDAEVTRYETSDRPTFEEIAGQRCPTCTLLYANAGGSAARQQEQAEAMLARGARVLVIDAVDAVAAEAIVAAAAREGALVVAYDRFIASPDVTAYVSFDSELIGRMQALAVLDRLADQGVESPGILVVNGSATDPNAADLRTGIHSVLDKSEARVLGEFESPAWSATRAQDWVTGQLTRHPGDVDGIIAANDGLAGGSIASVKAAGIAPVPPVSGQDAELSAVQRILDGDQLMTVAKSTESQARIAAEVAVRLLRGEHPVAVAKVDGVPSFLLAPTSVFRGDIERVIIRGRVHALDDVCTPAYRDACIENGLIDKETP
- a CDS encoding ROK family transcriptional regulator, with amino-acid sequence MQQTQSTPGSQTSLREANRARVVSAVQQHGALTQVELAGITGLSAASVSNIVTELSESGVLDTSPSIRSGRRARLVTLARSIGLVAGIDVGARTMQVTLADASMQPLATETLPLAADHRADMTLQRAAMLIQELIESVGASDDELLAVAIGVPAPVHDGAVSSQSLLRGWDGAAVAEPLSAALRVPVVVDNDVNLGALAEARFGAAAGRDPVAYVHASHSIGAGLVVGGRVLAGRRGAAGEIGHVVVDEQGPVCRCGNRGCLETVAGSAPMLNMLRDSHGHLTLDDVVVRAIDGDAGCRRAIADTGRTLGTAVATLCNLFDPEVVVVGGRLADAGGVLLDPLRDAVERHTLRSTVGAPEVVASAFGGDAELRGAIAAALDRARELGVLGVPS